The genomic interval ccctctcagccttcttttctcaaggctaaacagacccagttccctaagtctctcctcataggggagatgctccaggcccttcaccatctttgtggccctccgctggactctttccaagagatccctgtcttttttgtactggggagcccagaactggacacagtattccagatgaggcctcaccagggcagagtagagggggaggatcacctccctcgagcttctggccacgctctttttaatgcaccccagaatgccattggcctttttggctacaagggcacactgctggctcatggccaacctgtcgtccaccaggacgcccaggtccctctcagcagagctcctctccagcaggtcttcccccagcctgtcctggtgcatgcaattattcccccctaggtgcaagactctacacttgcttttgttaaacctcatcaaGATtttactgcccagctctccagcctgtccaggtctcgctgaatggcagcacagccttcaagcgtgtcagccaatcctcccaactttgtatcatcagcaaacttgctgagggtggcaaCTATCCCCACGTCAaagtcattgataaagatgctgaacaagaccggacccagcacagacccctgtAGAACACCATTACCTACAGGTCTCAGaccagactctgcaccaccaatgacaaccctctgtgctctgccagtcagacagttctcaacccacctcactgtccacttatctgtcccacacttcctcagctttcttacaaggatgtcatggggaacAGTATCAAAcgccttgctgaaatcaaggtagactacatccaccgctctccccccatccaccctgacagtgacaatgtcatagaaggctaccaagttggttgagcatgacctccccttggtgaacccatgctgactactcctaaCAACGTCCTTTTCctccagttgcctggagatggcatccagcacaagctttTCcgtcacctttccagggacagaggtgaggctgactggcctgtaattacctgcatcttccttcttgcccatttttgaagaccggagtgacactggctattCTCCAGTCTTCAAGCACCTttcccattctccaagacctctcaaagatgatagagagtggttcagcaatcacctctgccagctccctcagcccctgCGGATGCACCCCTTTGGGTTGCATGGCTTTATGAACATGTGTGGCCTAGGAACTCACAGACCACCTgttccctgactaaaggcaagtcttccattccccagaccctctcagtaagctccagggtctgggattcctgagggtgAGCTTTCTCACGGAAGACAGATGCAAAGAACTCCTTCAGTATCTCTACCTTCTCTGCATCCCTGATTACCAGAGCACCCCCCTCACATAGTACGGGACCGGcattctccctagtcttcccttttcctgctaGCATACTTTACAAAGCCTTTATCGCTACAGCCAGATTCAATCCCAGGTGGTTTTTCACCTTCAAACAGGGGCAACTCCTTGTGCACATCTGCTCTAAGCCAAGAGGAGTCCCATCTCCCATGCGTCTGTGGGGAAATGAATCTCATTTCAACCCCAGGCTTTTACATCTGAAGATGAGAAACATGCACTGACTGCCTCAGCTGAATGATGATCCTACAAAGGAGAAGTCAGagggtccctgtccttgtctgcgtgtcttttttattaagggccaggagcagagctctccaGATGAGGCATTTGCACTTCTGCTAGGCAAACACGATCTGTTAGGACAAAATGGCATAGTAAAAGAGTTAATCTCAAAGTCAAAAGTTAGGTATTTGGGCCCATAAACAAGTGGGATGTGCGGTTAAGACAAGGGAAGAACATCCTGCACACTAAAGGGAACATGTCTCAAGAACTAGGCCAGAATCGGACTACTTCTATCAAGCACGACAACGTAAATAGGTCAGAGCAAGGAAGACTTCAAGCCTTCGTGAAGAAGATATCTGTCTTCATCCCCTAGACCACTGGAGGGAGACCCCCACTATAAAGTGCACCAGAGTGAGGGGCAGTATGTAAATGAGTTACTGGAAACAACGAATATGTAGATGAGTTCCACGAAATTTGTTGGATATGTATCGGCTTGGCTTTCAAATATGTAAcccttctgctttctggtgtGCAAGGTAGGTGTGGTCCCACTTGCACCCGGTGCCTAATAAACGTATTCCTACTTTATAACCTAACTCTGTCTTagagagtttgattccgcaatCCAAAGCCATGCTACTGGTATCTGTCTGTCCACTTGTGACAAATTCATCAGACATCCAAGTGTATTTTACAGAGATGAGCCTGCTGTCTATCAGGAGCTTCCAGCCCTGGAGCCCCAGGGAAATCTCCAAGGGAagcagggaggaagagaaactcaaatccTCAGGTGTGCTGAGCTGAAccgggctcctgggacacagagAGTTGATacaagtgggcagtgctgcagagagacagctgtgcccaggagcagctcttgtgcacagcacagcctgcagctgagggaaggagaggagagaaaggggagagagcttgaaGGATGTGTATGGCATGAGCAGGCTGTGAGTTTGCTTCAGGAACATTTCTCACAGaccatgacacggtaagtctcactgcaggccatgcagctgctattcatagagggttaactaaaaCTGAGACGTtccatagcagatctggcttcTGGCACTGCAtgcttctttactgtggaaaaagacttctgatTGAGCTGAGGGTTTCCgtgctgcagtatgaaagcacagccctgagggctgcgtgtcccagcacggctgcagactgtgcatatggggctgaaggcgggtgcccagggctgtcctgcagagcagggtccctgctgtgccccaggggctgtgtgccggctatgggactctgccgcctgccaggctcagcactcagcctgcccggggagctgtccagggtgctgcagggagatgtgtggggggaaggagccccccggcagggcttgtgctgccacagctgctgcctggggcaggggatcacagctcaaCTGCACAGCAGAATGTTTGTGAGAGTACTTTGCAAGATGAGATCCAAGGctgggattttccatttccagttctgaaagaaggagagaggactggaggcagaaatctaaaagcgGCTGTCATCTTTGAACACAGCTATGAAACACctcagtatttcttctgtccatctgttgttttgtgaacagtcacgCAGGTTGTGCTTTCAGACTCTCCTTCCTGAAAGGATACGATCcgtttctgttctctttgttttctgcagccatAATAAGTTCACTTGTCATgtaaacaggctgatttctgtGAGACAATTTGAAGTGCGCagatgctggggctggggtctcCAAGAGCGGCTGCAGTATAGAGGAAActatccaggaggctgggatatgattagGAAATTAGCAGAAGGAAATAGCTCCCTAATCTTCTACTCCTTAAGAGATGGTGaagctcataaaaataaatacaagttctAGAGTTAAACggtcattttccaaagggaaaggaaaaaagtatagtatagcaggaggagtgtctctgagaatggtctgaacttgtcattatcttctgcactctgaacaggactccaaacccaggaacagcagatgcccaacagcagctccatcagcgagttcctcctgctgccgttggcagacacgcggcagctgcagctcctgcacttctggctcttgctgggcatctacctggctgccctcctgggcaacggcctcatcagcacagccgtagcctgcgaccgccgcctgcacacccccatgtacttcttcctgctcaacctggccctcctcgacctgggctgcatctccaccactctccccaaagccatggccaacgccctctgggacaccagggccatctcctacgcaggatgtgctgcacagctctttttctttgccttctttgcctcagcagagtgttcccttctcaccatcatgtcctatgaccgctacgttgccatctgcaagcccctgcactacaggaccttgatggacagcagagcttgtgccaccatggcagcagctgcctggggtgctggggttctcaattccctgctgcacactgccagtacgttttcactgcctctctgccatgGCAATGTTGTccaccagtttttctgtgaaatcccccagatcctcaagctcgcctgctcagcctcctacatcagggaagttgtgcttctcatttttagtgccagtttagcctctgggtgctttgttttcatagtggtgtcctatgtacagatcttcatggctgtgctgaggatgtCTTCTcagcagggacggcacaaagccttctccacgtgcctccctcacctggctgtggtctccctgtttctcatcactgccttttttgcctacctgaagcccccatCTATCTCCTCTCCATCCACAGACCTGATGATGGCAGTTCTGTACTCGgtggtgcctccagcagtgaatcctctcatctacagcatgaggaaccgTGAGGTCAAGGATGCAATAAGGAAAGTGATTaccaaatgtatttaaatagcAGTGAATGGCCGATCTTTTCGAATTCATGATTTAtaatgcagtttttttcttaatcaagctctcttttattgttgttctgTCCATTTTATGTgtgttatttattcttttttttttttttttttttttttgtactgtaatgtttttctgtaaaacatCATTACTCAAATCAATTTTTATTCAGCTTGTACCTTTGTATTGTAGCCCAGACACACTGCAcataaacatagaatcataaaattatccaggttgtaaaagaccttgaagatcatcaagtccaaccacagcctaaccactGTACACTAACTCTAACATCCCTCTgctaagtcatatccctgagctctctgtgaaccttaacagaataaaggatgtccagtgactctgtctgtccttcttgtgagacattaCTGGAGCTTTTGGGgtcagatgttctcagaaacccacaatCCAGCATGAAGCACACATATGTTCATCAAACTGTGCAGTGCCTTCAACCTGCAAGAACTGATGGGCCATCCCTGGGCttctggctggggtctgtgctttcaagctcacatctgtcagtgcctctgagagaccagcagcagcagctggtttgcacgtTGGTTGTCAGGTCCCCTCTTCCTTATTCCCTGTGAGACTCTGCACAGGACAAGTTCTTGGATATGGGTTATCATGTCAGAAACTTCCAAGCTTCCTCCAGGGCTTCTTCCGTTTTATACACAGAGGTGGTCACTGCCTCCAGGATTGTCTGAGGTATAGGAATCCTGCACATGGTCTGGGAAAAGTTATCCATCACCTACAGGTGCCATTCTTGGTGCATATACTGGTGGGTAGAAAGCTGCCCCTAATGAGATGACTGACATGAGGAGGTCAGGagaagcctggagaacagaTATGGGAGcctgaggggagggaagagaagccTATGTGCCCTGCTTATAAccatctgcaccagcaaaggtgACCTACatttaccactgctgaaactcaccTCCCACTGCTtcactctgctcacatccactgttttgtCTACATTAACATTTATCatttaacatttaacatttaacTACCCCTTCTGTAAGGAAATGTTTCCTACTGTacaacctgaacttgccctggagcaacttgaggccatttcccctcatcctgtcacttgtcaccagtaagaagagacttgccctgctctcactgtaaacTCTTTACAGATActagaagagagcaataaggtctcccctcagcctccttttccccagactaaacagccccagtttcctcagcctcGGGTCGATTTTCCCAGCCCTTCACAAGCcacattgctcttctctggtcctgctccagtacctccatgccttttttgtactgaggtgcccaaaactgaacacagtattcgAGGTTTGACCTCATCAATGCTATTGCAGGGGAAGGATGAGTTCcccagtcctgctcaccacaccattcttgatacaagccaggatgccactcGCCCTCTTGGCCacatgggcacactgctggctcatattcagctgactgtccatcagcacaccaaggtccctttccatcaggcagctttccagccacacctccccaagcctgtagggttgcctgggatTGCTGTagccaaaatgcaggacccaacaatTGGTCCCATTGAAAATCACACTGTTCACCTTGGCTCATCGATCCAatctgtccaggtccctctgtagtgcccttctccgctcaggcagatcaacactccctcccaactttgtgtcgtctgcaaacttactgagggtgcactcaatccccccatccagatcatcaatgaagatgttaaacagaagctgttccagcactgagcaatgggggacaccacttgtgaccggccgccaactggatttcACTCCATCGATCACAATTCCACTCCACTGATCACAGCTTCCTTCAGGGCTTCTTATATTTTGTACACGGAGGTGGTCACTGCCTCCAGGATGGTCTGTGGTAGAGGAATCCTGCACAAAGGTCTGATTAAAGTTACCCAGGTTCCACAGGAGCCATTCTGGAGCCTAGGCTGGTAGGTAGAAAGCTGCCCCTAATGAGATGACTGACATGAGGAGGTCAGGAGAAGCCTGGAGAACACCAATGGGAAactgaggggagggaagaggagcctacatgccatgctcataagcAAATGTACCAAGCAAAGGTTACCCACACttagcactgctgaaacacacttaTCACTTCCTCCTTCTGCTCACGTCCACCTACTTGGTctacagaaacattcagcaagctttGGTGAATGTCAACGAGTGCACCTGTTTTCCgcttggaggaattcagtggcaaacctttgcttcatgtgcacttccatgtcagactgcccctctgctgtcatctgtcacacggTAGCAATGTTTAATGGGATGCTGTTGGGAAGACTCAACTActtctctgccaaggcaatgttgtcaacccgtttttctgtgaaatcccccagatcctcaagctctcctgctcagcctcctacctcagggaagttgtgttccTCTTCTTTAGCAGCAGCATagtctttggctgctttgttttcatag from Excalfactoria chinensis isolate bCotChi1 unplaced genomic scaffold, bCotChi1.hap2 Scaffold_68, whole genome shotgun sequence carries:
- the LOC140265183 gene encoding olfactory receptor 14J1-like; this translates as MPNSSSISEFLLLPLADTRQLQLLHFWLLLGIYLAALLGNGLISTAVACDRRLHTPMYFFLLNLALLDLGCISTTLPKAMANALWDTRAISYAGCAAQLFFFAFFASAECSLLTIMSYDRYVAICKPLHYRTLMDSRACATMAAAAWGAGVLNSLLHTASTFSLPLCHGNVVHQFFCEIPQILKLACSASYIREVVLLIFSASLASGCFVFIVVSYVQIFMAVLRMSSQQGRHKAFSTCLPHLAVVSLFLITAFFAYLKPPSISSPSTDLMMAVLYSVVPPAVNPLIYSMRNREVKDAIRKVITKCI